One stretch of Lysobacterales bacterium DNA includes these proteins:
- a CDS encoding DUF1800 domain-containing protein: MKPLIASALGVWCLCAATPAAAGSDVIFGGHTAGFESVYFIPQSDEEAARFLTQATFGPSKTTIAQFRASSYDGWISQQLAQPPTLARAYLDALAALPTPPSIGQSQRMDRWFHTAGFGPDQLRQRMAFALSQILVVSDRADALSNDAFGVAEYADILARNAFGNYRQLLEEVTLSPMMGRYLSHWRNRKANLTGTQLPDENYAREIMQLFTIGLIERADDFSPILDGLGQPIPTYVQQDVSELARVFTGWSYDCAGSGSCNTYTGLYSGPSGYTPMACFPAYADSGAKTLLGGAPIVAGPVCGTGSSGTSQPSDPAVVTACRAYCVDQIETTLDYLFNHPNVAPFVSRQLIQRFVTSDPSGAYIARVAAVFNDNGQGVRGDLGAVLRAILLDDEARVAPLDPAVAYGKLREPLLRLTAVWRAFGVTAPAAVNGEIQMGIRSPQTNFAQRPLGANSVFNFYEPDYRPPGALDAADVYAPEFQIANETTAMTAANELWSRIWAGYSTSSGTFTTPTTSAWLNVADLVPLVTGANATGANAYNLFLDEIDLRLFGNTMGADTRNVLRNFLIFSMAGSHEHLKILSTVHLATMSPEFLVQR, from the coding sequence ATGAAACCCCTGATCGCTTCTGCTCTTGGAGTCTGGTGCCTGTGCGCGGCGACGCCCGCCGCTGCTGGCTCCGATGTCATCTTCGGCGGCCACACCGCCGGCTTCGAGTCGGTCTACTTCATCCCGCAGAGCGATGAAGAGGCAGCGCGCTTTCTGACCCAGGCCACGTTCGGGCCGAGCAAGACCACGATCGCGCAGTTCCGGGCGTCGAGCTACGACGGCTGGATCAGCCAGCAGCTGGCGCAACCGCCGACGCTGGCGCGCGCCTATCTCGACGCGCTCGCCGCGCTGCCGACGCCGCCCTCGATCGGACAGAGCCAGCGCATGGACCGCTGGTTCCACACCGCCGGGTTCGGGCCCGACCAGCTGCGTCAGCGCATGGCCTTCGCGCTGTCGCAGATCCTGGTGGTGTCCGATCGCGCCGACGCGCTGTCCAACGACGCCTTCGGGGTCGCCGAGTACGCCGATATCCTCGCCCGCAATGCGTTTGGCAACTACCGCCAGTTGCTCGAGGAAGTCACGCTGTCTCCGATGATGGGGCGCTACCTCAGCCATTGGCGCAACCGCAAAGCGAACCTCACCGGCACCCAGTTGCCGGACGAGAACTACGCGCGCGAGATCATGCAGCTGTTCACCATCGGTCTGATCGAGCGCGCCGACGACTTCTCGCCGATCCTCGACGGGCTCGGCCAACCGATCCCGACCTACGTGCAGCAGGACGTGAGCGAACTCGCCCGCGTGTTCACCGGCTGGTCCTACGACTGCGCCGGATCCGGCAGCTGCAACACCTACACCGGGCTGTACAGCGGCCCCTCCGGCTACACGCCGATGGCCTGCTTCCCGGCCTACGCCGACAGCGGCGCCAAGACCCTGCTCGGCGGCGCGCCGATCGTGGCCGGGCCGGTCTGCGGCACCGGGTCAAGCGGCACCTCGCAACCGAGCGACCCGGCTGTGGTCACCGCCTGCCGCGCCTACTGCGTGGACCAGATCGAGACCACGCTCGACTATCTGTTCAATCACCCGAACGTGGCACCGTTTGTGTCGCGGCAGCTGATCCAGCGCTTCGTCACCAGCGATCCCTCCGGTGCCTACATCGCCCGCGTCGCGGCGGTGTTCAACGACAACGGCCAGGGCGTGCGCGGTGACCTGGGCGCGGTGCTGCGCGCCATCCTGCTCGATGACGAGGCGCGCGTGGCGCCGCTCGATCCCGCCGTCGCCTACGGCAAGCTGCGCGAACCGCTGCTGCGCCTGACCGCAGTCTGGCGCGCGTTCGGCGTTACCGCACCGGCGGCGGTGAACGGCGAAATCCAGATGGGCATCCGCAGTCCGCAGACCAACTTCGCGCAGCGGCCGCTGGGCGCCAACAGCGTGTTCAACTTCTACGAGCCCGACTACCGGCCACCGGGCGCACTGGACGCCGCCGACGTCTACGCGCCCGAGTTCCAGATCGCCAACGAGACTACGGCGATGACCGCGGCGAACGAACTGTGGAGCCGCATCTGGGCCGGCTACAGCACATCGAGCGGCACTTTCACCACGCCGACCACGAGCGCCTGGCTCAACGTCGCCGACCTAGTGCCGCTGGTGACCGGCGCCAATGCCACCGGCGCCAACGCCTACAACCTGTTCCTCGACGAGATCGACCTGCGCCTGTTCGGCAACACCATGGGCGCGGACACGCGCAACGTGCTGCGCAATTTCCTGATCTTCAGCATGGCCGGCAGCCACGAGCACCTCAAGATCCTGTCGACCGTGCACCTGGCGACGATGTCCCCCGAATTCCTGGTCCAGCGCTGA
- a CDS encoding DUF1501 domain-containing protein, giving the protein MSQSRDRRDFLRSLGATLTAGSARALLPQLGLVGSALAAVPRGKAFGNYRALVCVYLDGGNDSWNLLVPRDSTGPGSLYSTYRDARGGLYDAGTNPDGLALDFAALRPISPDGFAASSFGLHPQCADYTFTPQGGSSTTQSGLASLFAQQRLGMLVNVGTLVQPITKATYNTTPRPPQLYSHNDQTTLWHLGRTNPNHPYGWGGELASRVDSGNQLQSLAPCISIAGSSRFLVGDGVYPYQMSTSGATSLSNYSATAGGLQSARRAALDQMLTIAYPHPFGDEYARLTTRSLDLSATISTALTGFGTVTTPYQQTSASNTDAQVTVAGTNYSNSLLDQLRMVARMIKVSRPGSGAGINHERQVFLVRLGGFDTHDTQMSNTGQPLLLARLNQALAWFWRALSDMGVHNEVTLFTMSEFARTLSSNGNGSDHAWGGVQLALGGAVAGRKFYGTFPNQTLDGPDSFSRGQFLPTTPVDTYAATLARWMGVPDIDLEQVFPNLVNFSPDTLPFLP; this is encoded by the coding sequence ATGAGCCAATCCCGTGATCGCCGCGATTTCCTGCGCAGCCTTGGCGCCACGCTCACCGCCGGTTCGGCGCGAGCCCTCTTGCCGCAGCTCGGCTTGGTCGGCAGCGCCCTGGCCGCCGTACCGCGCGGCAAGGCCTTCGGCAACTACCGCGCCCTGGTCTGCGTGTACCTCGACGGCGGCAACGACTCCTGGAACCTGCTGGTGCCGCGCGACAGCACCGGGCCCGGCAGTCTCTACAGCACCTACCGCGACGCCCGCGGCGGGCTCTACGACGCCGGCACCAATCCAGACGGGCTGGCGCTCGATTTCGCTGCACTGCGCCCGATCTCGCCCGATGGGTTCGCCGCGAGCAGCTTCGGCCTGCACCCGCAGTGCGCCGACTACACGTTCACGCCGCAGGGCGGATCGTCGACCACCCAGTCGGGACTCGCCAGCCTGTTCGCGCAGCAGCGGCTCGGCATGCTGGTAAACGTCGGCACCCTGGTGCAACCGATCACCAAGGCCACCTACAACACCACGCCGCGGCCGCCCCAGCTGTATTCGCACAACGACCAGACCACGCTCTGGCACCTCGGGCGCACCAACCCGAACCATCCCTATGGCTGGGGCGGCGAGCTCGCCTCGCGGGTCGATTCCGGCAACCAGTTGCAGTCGCTTGCGCCGTGCATTTCCATCGCCGGCAGCTCGCGCTTCCTGGTCGGCGACGGCGTCTACCCGTACCAGATGTCCACCAGCGGTGCGACCAGCCTCAGCAACTACTCGGCCACCGCCGGCGGCCTGCAGTCGGCGCGGCGCGCGGCGCTCGACCAGATGCTCACGATTGCTTATCCGCATCCGTTTGGCGACGAGTACGCGCGGCTGACCACGCGTTCGCTCGACTTGTCCGCGACCATCAGCACCGCGCTGACCGGCTTCGGCACGGTGACCACGCCGTATCAGCAGACCTCGGCCAGCAATACCGACGCCCAGGTCACCGTCGCCGGCACCAACTATTCAAACAGCCTGCTCGACCAATTGCGCATGGTCGCGCGCATGATCAAGGTCTCGCGACCGGGTTCCGGCGCCGGCATCAACCACGAGCGCCAGGTGTTTCTGGTGCGCCTCGGTGGTTTCGACACCCACGACACCCAGATGAGCAATACCGGGCAGCCGTTGCTGCTGGCGCGGCTCAACCAGGCGCTGGCCTGGTTCTGGCGAGCGCTGTCGGACATGGGCGTGCACAACGAAGTGACGCTGTTCACGATGAGCGAGTTCGCGCGCACCTTGTCCTCGAACGGCAACGGCTCCGACCACGCATGGGGCGGCGTGCAGCTTGCGCTCGGCGGCGCAGTGGCCGGGCGCAAGTTCTACGGCACCTTCCCCAACCAGACCCTGGATGGCCCCGACAGCTTCTCGCGCGGCCAGTTCCTGCCGACCACGCCGGTCGACACCTACGCCGCCACGCTCGCGCGCTGGATGGGCGTGCCCGACATCGACCTGGAGCAGGTGTTCCCGAACCTGGTGAACTTCAGTCCCGACACCCTGCCGTTCCTGCCTTGA
- a CDS encoding acyl-CoA dehydrogenase family protein → MAEPKPAVAGALKQNVSVAKNLFFGEIVEENLFPYPQMRERDREMLGMMVSSIDDFLTSHKDDFRHWDEAAEQPAEFIQQLRDMGLFGLIIPEAHGGLELSNAAYARVLSQTSRHDSSTSLTIGAHSSIGMKGLLLFGNEVQKAKYLPKLASGEMIAAFCLTESGAGSDAASIRTKAVRQADGSWVLNGEKIWITNGGIAQFYTVFARTDDTDGKMTAFIVEAGWPGVSHGPHEQKMGIRSSSTTTVAFSDVRVPAECVLGEPGKGFKVAMAILNNGRTGLGGGAVGGMKTLIALSTQQAKDRKQFGRPIAEFGLVREKIAQMTVDCFAAESAVWMVAHYIDSGCSDYSTEAAISKVFASDAIQRHAHEALQIAAGNGFMKEFPYERIQRDSRILSIFEGTNEILRLYIALSGMKDVGASLSELKSAIGDIFNNPIKGFGVLGGYGQRRLSHATGFGTDHIVREMHPRLQKLAKIYEQYTVELARVSDVLLRKYGRGIADYQHQQKRAADIAIDLFVGLCTLSRADALDKAGDAHSEQALAIAEVFTKQARRRMFRNVRGVEKNEDGEIEALAGFILERGSYPWDVI, encoded by the coding sequence ATGGCCGAACCGAAACCCGCCGTTGCCGGCGCACTGAAGCAGAATGTCAGCGTGGCGAAGAACCTGTTCTTCGGCGAGATCGTCGAGGAGAACCTGTTCCCGTATCCGCAGATGCGCGAGCGCGATCGCGAGATGCTCGGGATGATGGTGAGTTCGATCGACGACTTCCTCACCAGCCACAAGGACGATTTCCGGCACTGGGACGAGGCCGCCGAACAGCCGGCCGAGTTCATCCAGCAGCTGCGCGACATGGGCCTGTTCGGCCTGATCATTCCGGAAGCGCATGGCGGCCTGGAACTCAGCAACGCCGCCTATGCGCGCGTGTTGTCGCAGACTTCGCGCCATGATTCGTCGACCTCGCTGACCATCGGCGCGCATTCGTCGATCGGCATGAAGGGGCTATTGCTGTTCGGCAACGAGGTGCAGAAAGCCAAGTACCTGCCGAAGCTCGCCAGTGGCGAAATGATCGCCGCGTTCTGCCTGACCGAATCCGGCGCCGGTTCTGACGCCGCCTCGATTCGCACCAAGGCCGTGCGCCAGGCGGATGGGTCGTGGGTCCTCAATGGCGAGAAGATCTGGATCACCAACGGCGGCATCGCGCAGTTCTACACCGTGTTCGCACGCACCGACGACACCGACGGCAAGATGACCGCGTTCATCGTCGAGGCCGGCTGGCCCGGGGTCTCGCATGGGCCGCACGAGCAGAAGATGGGCATCCGCTCCTCGAGCACGACCACGGTCGCGTTCAGCGACGTGCGCGTGCCGGCCGAGTGCGTGCTCGGCGAGCCGGGCAAGGGCTTCAAGGTGGCGATGGCGATCTTGAACAACGGCCGCACCGGGCTTGGTGGCGGCGCGGTTGGCGGCATGAAGACGCTGATCGCGCTCAGCACGCAGCAGGCCAAGGATCGCAAGCAATTCGGCCGGCCGATCGCCGAGTTCGGATTGGTGCGCGAGAAGATCGCGCAGATGACGGTGGACTGCTTCGCTGCGGAGAGCGCGGTGTGGATGGTCGCGCACTACATCGACTCGGGTTGCAGCGACTATTCGACCGAGGCCGCGATCAGCAAGGTGTTTGCTTCCGACGCGATCCAGCGCCACGCGCATGAAGCGCTGCAGATCGCCGCCGGCAACGGTTTCATGAAGGAATTCCCGTACGAACGCATCCAGCGTGACTCGCGCATCCTGTCGATCTTCGAAGGCACCAACGAGATCCTGCGCCTGTACATCGCGCTGTCCGGCATGAAGGACGTGGGTGCCAGCCTGAGCGAGCTGAAGTCCGCGATCGGCGACATCTTCAACAACCCGATCAAGGGCTTTGGTGTGCTCGGCGGCTACGGTCAGCGGCGCCTGTCGCATGCCACCGGTTTCGGCACCGACCACATCGTGCGGGAGATGCATCCGCGGCTGCAGAAGCTCGCGAAGATCTATGAGCAGTACACGGTGGAACTGGCGCGCGTCTCCGACGTGCTGCTGCGAAAATACGGCAGGGGCATCGCCGACTACCAGCACCAGCAGAAGCGCGCCGCCGACATCGCCATCGACCTGTTCGTCGGCCTGTGCACGCTGTCGCGCGCCGATGCGCTCGACAAGGCTGGTGATGCGCACTCGGAGCAGGCGCTGGCGATCGCCGAGGTGTTCACCAAGCAGGCGCGGCGGCGCATGTTTCGCAACGTGCGCGGCGTTGAGAAGAACGAGGATGGCGAGATCGAAGCCCTGGCTGGCTTCATCCTGGAGCGCGGCAGCTATCCGTGGGATGTGATTTGA
- a CDS encoding DNRLRE domain-containing protein → MNARLALFAALALAAAGARSETLVLPAIADATLYQPLAGDPETADSQGPHLFVGRIVAGTRRRALLRFDPSALPANALIQSARLELTVSRTTSGPVDVGLHRVSAAWTEGSSNAGTPGGQGTMPSMGDPTWSLRAFPADPWTAAGGDFAAIASATLTLDGETRYLVPATAQMLADLASWRANPASNHGWLLLSNEAQVPPTAKRLESAESSDPAARPLLVIDYALPTAPVPGPRNLALAVLILAVLLAALKSHPTDSCRAPG, encoded by the coding sequence GTGAACGCGCGCCTCGCACTGTTCGCGGCGCTTGCGCTCGCTGCCGCCGGGGCGCGAAGCGAAACCCTCGTACTCCCGGCGATCGCCGACGCCACGCTGTACCAGCCCCTGGCCGGCGACCCAGAGACTGCCGACAGCCAGGGCCCGCACCTGTTCGTCGGGCGCATCGTCGCCGGCACGCGTCGACGCGCGCTGTTGCGTTTCGATCCGAGCGCATTGCCGGCGAATGCACTGATTCAATCGGCACGACTGGAACTCACGGTCTCGCGCACCACCAGTGGTCCCGTCGATGTCGGCCTGCACCGCGTCAGCGCCGCGTGGACAGAAGGATCGTCCAACGCCGGCACACCCGGTGGTCAAGGCACCATGCCCAGCATGGGCGATCCGACCTGGTCGCTGCGCGCGTTTCCCGCCGATCCCTGGACTGCCGCTGGCGGCGACTTCGCAGCGATCGCCAGCGCAACCCTCACGCTCGACGGCGAAACCCGCTACCTGGTGCCCGCGACTGCGCAAATGCTCGCCGACCTCGCGTCCTGGCGCGCGAACCCCGCCAGCAACCACGGTTGGCTGCTGCTCAGCAACGAGGCGCAGGTGCCGCCCACCGCCAAGCGTCTGGAATCGGCCGAGTCCTCCGATCCCGCCGCACGACCGCTGCTGGTGATCGACTACGCGCTGCCCACCGCACCGGTGCCCGGTCCGCGCAACCTGGCGCTGGCCGTGCTGATCCTCGCGGTCTTGCTTGCGGCGCTCAAATCACATCCCACGGATAGCTGCCGCGCTCCAGGATGA
- a CDS encoding GFA family protein, whose product MVADASVVGGCLCGATRFEFDLPSKWVAHCHCTMCQRAHGAAFVTWVGVAEAQFRWVADATLRWYASSAEAQRGFCSHCGSPTAFRSSRWPGEIHLARALIEGSLDRDPQLHVCHDTAVAWVVLGDSLPRKAAP is encoded by the coding sequence ATGGTTGCCGATGCGAGCGTGGTGGGTGGCTGCCTGTGCGGCGCCACGCGCTTCGAGTTCGACCTGCCGAGCAAGTGGGTCGCGCACTGCCACTGCACGATGTGCCAGCGCGCACATGGAGCGGCGTTCGTGACTTGGGTCGGCGTCGCCGAAGCCCAGTTCCGCTGGGTCGCCGATGCCACGCTGCGCTGGTATGCGTCGTCCGCCGAAGCGCAACGCGGCTTCTGCTCGCACTGCGGATCGCCGACCGCGTTCCGCTCGTCGCGCTGGCCGGGCGAGATCCATCTGGCGCGGGCGCTGATCGAAGGCTCGCTCGATCGCGATCCGCAGTTGCACGTCTGCCATGACACGGCGGTCGCGTGGGTGGTGCTCGGCGACAGCCTGCCGCGCAAGGCCGCGCCGTGA
- a CDS encoding YifB family Mg chelatase-like AAA ATPase, which translates to MSLATVHARAALGVEAPRVNIEVHLSGGLPGTNIVGLPEAAVRESRDRVRSALLNASFDWPQRRITINLSPADLPKEGARFDLAIALGILAASGQVPAERLDEHEFYGELALSGDLRAIHGLLPAVIQATRNGKSVIVPTANADEAAQVPDARVHAADNLLAVCAHLRDEQRLPRSVALPVPPALSSAPDLADVIGQAHARRALEIAASGGHNLLFIGPPGTGKTMLASRLPGILPPITHAEAMEAAAVASLCGLDVTLALSRRAFRSPHHSASAVALVGGGSIPRPGEASLAHNGVLFLDELPEFDRRVLESMREPIESGRILISRATRQAEFPARFQLVAAMNPCPCGYAGDVSDRCRCSADQIARYRSRVSGPLLDRIDLHVEVPRLPISDWRDAGPRESSAQVRARVLAARERALARSGNCNAQLGPNELKQHAALSENERALLERAVDRLGLSARAHQRILRVARTIADLECAEQIGAANLMEAIGYRRLDRQIIVAAA; encoded by the coding sequence ATGAGCCTCGCCACCGTCCATGCGCGCGCCGCGCTCGGCGTCGAAGCGCCGCGGGTCAATATCGAAGTGCACCTGTCCGGCGGCCTGCCCGGCACCAATATCGTCGGCTTGCCCGAAGCCGCCGTGCGCGAGAGCCGCGACCGCGTGCGTTCGGCCCTGCTCAACGCCAGCTTCGACTGGCCGCAACGGCGCATCACCATCAACCTGTCGCCGGCCGACCTGCCCAAGGAAGGCGCGCGCTTTGATCTGGCGATCGCACTCGGCATCCTCGCCGCCTCCGGCCAGGTGCCGGCGGAGCGGCTCGACGAACACGAGTTCTACGGTGAGCTCGCGCTCTCCGGCGACCTGCGCGCGATCCACGGGCTGCTGCCGGCGGTGATCCAGGCGACCCGCAACGGCAAGTCGGTGATCGTGCCGACCGCCAACGCCGACGAGGCCGCGCAAGTGCCCGATGCCAGGGTCCACGCCGCCGACAATCTGCTGGCGGTGTGTGCCCACCTGCGCGACGAGCAGCGGCTGCCGCGCAGCGTCGCGCTGCCGGTGCCGCCCGCGCTGTCGAGCGCACCCGACCTCGCCGATGTGATCGGCCAGGCGCATGCGCGACGCGCGCTCGAGATCGCCGCGAGCGGCGGCCATAACCTGCTGTTCATCGGTCCGCCTGGCACCGGCAAGACCATGCTCGCCTCGCGCCTGCCCGGCATCCTTCCGCCGATCACCCACGCCGAGGCGATGGAGGCCGCGGCGGTGGCCTCGCTGTGCGGGCTCGATGTCACGCTGGCGTTATCGCGACGAGCATTTCGTTCGCCGCACCATTCCGCGAGTGCGGTAGCGCTGGTCGGCGGCGGCTCGATCCCGCGCCCAGGCGAAGCTTCGCTGGCGCACAACGGCGTGTTGTTCCTCGATGAACTGCCCGAGTTCGACCGCCGCGTGCTCGAGTCGATGCGCGAGCCGATCGAGTCCGGGCGCATCCTGATTTCGCGTGCCACGCGCCAGGCCGAGTTCCCGGCGCGCTTCCAGCTGGTCGCGGCGATGAACCCCTGCCCCTGCGGCTATGCCGGCGATGTCTCCGACCGCTGCCGCTGCTCCGCCGACCAGATCGCGCGCTATCGCAGCCGCGTCTCCGGCCCCTTGCTCGATCGCATCGACCTGCACGTGGAAGTGCCGCGCCTGCCGATCAGCGACTGGCGCGATGCCGGACCGCGCGAAAGTTCAGCGCAGGTGCGCGCACGCGTGCTCGCAGCGCGCGAACGCGCTCTCGCCCGCAGCGGCAACTGCAACGCGCAACTCGGTCCCAATGAGCTGAAGCAACACGCCGCACTCAGCGAGAACGAGCGCGCCCTGCTGGAACGCGCGGTCGACCGCCTCGGGCTCTCGGCGCGCGCGCACCAGCGCATCCTGCGCGTCGCCCGCACCATCGCCGACCTTGAATGCGCCGAGCAGATCGGCGCCGCGAACCTGATGGAAGCGATCGGTTATCGACGCCTCGACCGCCAGATCATCGTCGCCGCGGCGTAG
- a CDS encoding accessory factor UbiK family protein, translating to MINVRAIDELAQRLTTLVPPGFDAARDDLAKTFRATLQSGLERLNLVTREEFDVQRLVLLRTREKLEALERRLAQLEAE from the coding sequence ATGATCAATGTCCGCGCGATCGACGAGCTGGCCCAACGTCTCACGACGCTGGTGCCGCCGGGCTTCGACGCCGCCCGGGATGATCTGGCGAAGACCTTTCGCGCCACCCTGCAGTCCGGCCTGGAACGGCTGAACCTGGTGACACGCGAGGAATTCGACGTGCAGCGGCTGGTCCTGCTGCGCACCCGCGAAAAGCTGGAAGCGCTGGAACGGCGCCTGGCCCAGCTCGAAGCGGAATAG
- a CDS encoding P-II family nitrogen regulator codes for MKMIMAIIKPFKLDDVREALAEIGVQGITVTEVKGFGRQKGHTELYRGAEYVVDFLPKIKLEIAVADDQAERAVEAIMHAANTNKIGDGKIFVYQLDRVVRIRTGELDGDAL; via the coding sequence ATGAAAATGATCATGGCCATCATCAAGCCGTTCAAACTCGACGACGTGCGCGAGGCGCTGGCCGAGATCGGCGTGCAGGGCATCACCGTGACCGAGGTCAAGGGCTTCGGCCGCCAGAAGGGCCACACCGAGCTCTATCGCGGTGCCGAATACGTGGTCGACTTCCTGCCCAAGATCAAGCTCGAGATCGCAGTCGCCGACGACCAGGCCGAACGCGCGGTCGAGGCGATCATGCACGCGGCGAACACGAACAAGATCGGCGACGGCAAGATCTTCGTCTATCAACTCGACCGTGTGGTGCGCATCCGCACCGGCGAACTGGACGGCGACGCGCTCTAG
- the speE gene encoding polyamine aminopropyltransferase, with product MSLDSTWFSEPHDLSGSAISFRIKRKLAEEQTPFQKIEIYETSDWGNLMVIDGCVMLTTRDNFLYHEMMSHPVLFTHPSPKRVVIIGGGDCGTLREVLKHREVESVVQCDIDERVTRLSEQYFPELCDANADPRAKLMFDDGIAYMKHLDAESIDVVIVDSTDPIGPAAGLFNTAFYQSCLKALRPGGILVQQSESPLVHMDLTKDMRNAMKNAGFAHLRTLPFPQPCYPTGWWSSTMARKHLDLDTFRERGAATKQFATRYYNADTHRAALAMPNFLGEFLGE from the coding sequence ATGAGTCTCGATTCGACCTGGTTCTCGGAACCACACGATCTGTCGGGATCGGCCATTTCCTTCCGCATCAAGCGCAAGCTTGCCGAGGAGCAGACGCCGTTCCAGAAGATCGAGATCTACGAGACCAGCGACTGGGGCAACCTGATGGTGATCGACGGTTGCGTGATGCTGACGACGCGCGACAACTTCCTCTACCACGAGATGATGTCGCACCCGGTGCTGTTCACGCACCCGAGCCCGAAGCGCGTCGTCATCATCGGCGGCGGCGACTGCGGCACCCTGCGCGAAGTGCTCAAGCACCGCGAAGTGGAGTCGGTCGTGCAGTGCGACATCGACGAGCGCGTGACGCGCCTGTCCGAACAGTATTTCCCGGAACTCTGCGACGCCAACGCCGACCCGCGCGCGAAGCTGATGTTCGACGATGGCATCGCCTACATGAAGCACCTCGATGCCGAGTCGATCGACGTCGTGATCGTCGATTCGACCGATCCGATCGGCCCGGCCGCAGGCCTGTTCAACACCGCGTTCTACCAGAGCTGCCTGAAGGCGCTGCGCCCGGGCGGCATTCTGGTGCAGCAGAGCGAGTCGCCACTGGTGCATATGGACCTGACCAAGGACATGCGCAACGCCATGAAGAACGCCGGCTTCGCGCACCTGCGCACGCTGCCATTCCCACAGCCCTGCTATCCGACCGGATGGTGGAGCTCGACCATGGCGCGCAAGCACCTCGACCTCGACACCTTCCGCGAACGCGGTGCGGCGACCAAGCAGTTCGCCACCCGCTACTACAACGCCGACACCCACCGCGCAGCGCTGGCGATGCCGAACTTCCTCGGCGAGTTCCTCGGCGAATGA